The Juglans regia cultivar Chandler chromosome 2, Walnut 2.0, whole genome shotgun sequence genome includes a window with the following:
- the LOC108999205 gene encoding uncharacterized protein LOC108999205 isoform X1, producing the protein MGHKKRNVARSKQSPAAQPAAGGGADYATLAEIDSFPNPNTNTHKNQTKIEPLVESNGSSYSTVKLECEKALTALRRGNHTKALRLMKESCARYEGSPHSALIHRVQGTVCVKVASIIDDPNAKQRHLKNAVDSARRAVELSPNSVEFSHFYANLLYEGANDGKEYEEVVQECERALAIEKPVDPAKESLQEESQQRISSAEARIGHVQNELRQLIQKSNIASLSTWMKNLGGSGEEKFRLIPIRRVAEDPMEVRMVQARRPNEIKKATKTPEERRKEIEVRVAAARLLQQHKSESDRAQSHNGGLDSSSGSKVAEQRRGKYGVVRKNGSRAERRDWVWSYWNSMSADMKKELLRIRVCDLKAHFGSSKDGLANEVLSEALSFAEANKTFKLWVCCRCNEKFSASESHMQHVVQEHMENLSPKMQSVLPQNVDNEWTEMLLNFPWKPLDVSAAVRMLGIQRRSSCKDSEFAEDFYLGNRTEEREDCFKDAWDFSSPENDSLKDSCNNASLKSSNSNDKVANIESRECDDGHFSLTYSLSHSWPISDDPERGKLIERIRAVFEVLIRHKYLAASHLSKVLQFTMDELQGLVAALASGSQHLNLGLDQTPICICFLGATQLKKILKFLQELSHSCGLGRYPEKSSSGPMDDATSGTQAHEIKEKIVLNGDGSCLLLDESLLPIECTPGMGHGAAIDNVAADGIANEDQPDADALLSWIFAGPASGEQLSFWMRTKEEKMQQGLEILQMHEKEFCHLQSLCEGKFEHLSYEKALQTVEELCFGKGKKRENFAEFVHRSYDSVLRKRREELLEGDNDVLIKKESENDVMFLSSRFELEAISNVLKEAEALNANQFGYEETYGGVTSQLSDLKPGEVVDWRAKDYLHQVDTCIEVAIQRQKEQLSIELSKIDARIMRNVSEMQQLELKLEPVSALDYRSILLPLVKSYLRAHLEDLAEKDATEKSDAAREAFLAELAHDSKKGLKGGSDSSRHAQEKTKDKKKNKEYRKTKDSKATSGLEPDTLHPEAVEPNSSFPVESDCDHQDSEIVVSENGNYLIQQEEEFKLKFKLEEEERMLEETLEYQRRIENEAKQKHLAEQHKKYTRPYTEVAEGLHDVYLESGADDQDVHEQLIPCTQEHLALKDGIPNDLEDMLPNGSPLPKISTVSGAKKMSNMNHTTAKQVLANGGIAEDGLLPSDQRTGKKGKRRRSSSKLVDGKGQAMSPGKENIDVGSSHIESGLKEQDRFHDPLCADSAGSIPVDNGTKTLRQLQVEVDEEERFQADFKQAVLQSLDTYNAQAQKKQPVVSSLRTQQRICPEADKFDVSPNEGTVDVNHADVIGTGLQNEVGEYNCFLNVIIQSLWHLRRFRDEFLRRSTSVHVHVGDPCVVCALYEIFTALNIASTDMRREAVAPTSLRIALSNLYPDSNFFQEAQMNDASEVLAVIFDCLHRSFITGLTVSDTESVESDCTGSWDCANNSCIVHSLFGMDIFERMNCYNCGLESRHLKYTSFFHNINASALRTMKVMCPESSFEKLLDLVEMNHQLACDPDVGGCGKLNYIHHILSTPPHIFTTVLGWQNTCESVDDITATLETLSTEIDISILYRGLDPKSTHSLVSVVCYYGQHYHCFAYSHDHERWIMYDDKTVKVIGGWADVLSMCKRGHLQPQVLFFEAVN; encoded by the exons ATGGGGCATAAGAAGCGAAACGTCGCTCGCTCCAAGCAATCACCGGCGGCTCAACCGGCCGCCGGCGGCGGAGCGGATTATGCTACTCTAGCGGAAATCGACTCCTTCCCCAATCCAAATACCAATACCCACAAGAACCAGACTAAGATCGAGCCATTGGTGGAATCGAACGGTTCGTCTTACTCCACTGTCAAGCTTGAATGCGAGAAAGCCCTAACTGCGCTGCGGCGCGGGAACCACACCAAAGCGCTGCGGCTCATGAAGGAGTCATGTGCTCGGTACGAGGGTTCGCCTCACTCGGCGCTGATTCACCGAGTCCAGGGAACAGTGTGTGTTAAAGTAGCCTCCATCATTGACGACCCCAACGCCAAGCAGCGGCACTTGAAGAACGCGGTGGACTCGGCGCGTAGAGCTGTTGAACTTTCGCCGAATTCAGTCGAATTCTCGCACTTCTACGCGAATTTGCTCTACGAGGGGGCCAACGATGGCAAGGAGTACGAGGAGGTGGTGCAGGAGTGCGAGCGGGCGTTGGCGATCGAGAAACCGGTCGATCCTGCCAAGGAGAGTTTGCAGGAAGAAAGCCAGCAGAGGATATCATCGGCAGAGGCGAGAATTGGGCATGTTCAGAACGAGCTGAGGCAGCTGATTCAGAAGTCGAACATTGCGTCCTTGTCGACTTGGATGAAGAACTTGGGGGGAAGTGGGGAGGAGAAGTTCCGGCTGATTCCAATTAGGAGGGTTGCGGAGGACCCCATGGAGGTGAGGATGGTACAAGCAAGGAGGccgaatgagattaagaagGCCACCAAGACACCCGAGGAGAGGAGgaaagagattgaagtgagGGTGGCTGCGGCGAGGTTGTTGCAGCAGCATAAGTCGGAGTCGGACAGGGCCCAATCCCATAATGGGGGGTTGGATTCGTCTTCAGGATCAAAAGTAGCTGAGCAGCGACGAGGCAAGTATGGGGTTGTCAGGAAAAATGGGTCTAGGGCGGAGAGGAGGGATTGGGTTTGGTCCTATTGGAATTCTATGAGTGCTGATATGAAGAAAGAGTTGCTTAGGATTAGGGTTTGCGATCTGAAGGCCCATTTCGGTTCATCCAAGGATGGTTTAGCCAATGAGGTTTTATCGGAGGCACTGTCATTTGCCGAGGCTAATAAGACTTTCAAGCTCTGGGTTTGCTGTCGATGTAACGAAAAGTTCTCTGCTTCAGAGTCTCACATGCAGCATGTTGTGCAGGAGCACATGGAAAACCTCTCACCCAAAATGCAGTCAGTTTTGCCTCAGAATGTTGATAATGAATGGACTGAGATGCTTCTTAATTTTCCTTGGAAACCGCTAGATGTATCAGCTGCTGTTAGGATGCTTGGAATTCAAAGAAGAAGCAGCTGCAAGGATTCTGAGTTTGCAGAGGATTTCTATTTGGGGAATCGTACAGAGGAGCGTGAGGACTGCTTCAAGGATGCATGGGATTTCTCTTCCCCTGAGAATGATAGTCTCAAGGATAGTTGCAACAACGCTTCTTTAAAGAGCAGCAATAGCAATGATAAAGTTGCCAACATTGAGAGTAGAGAATGTGATGACGGCCATTTCTCTTTGACGTATTCCCTTTCTCATAGCTGGCCAATATCTGATGATCCTGAGCGCGGAAAACTTATTGAAAGAATTCGTGCTGTATTTGAGGTGCTTATTAGACACAAATATCTTGCTGCAAGTCATCTTAGCAAGGTGCTACAATTTACAATGGATGAGCTGCAAGGTCTTGTTGCTGCTCTTGCTTCTGGTTCCCAGCATCTGAACCTTGGTTTGGATCAAACACCTATATGTATCTGCTTTTTGGGAGCAACCCAGCTCAAGAAAATCCTTAAATTCTTGCAGGAATTATCGCATTCTTGTGGTTTAGGTAGGTATCCTGAGAAAAGCAGTAGTGGTCCCATGGATGATGCAACCAGTGGTACTCAAGCGCATGAGATTAAGGAGAAGATTGTTCTTAATGGAGATGGATCTTGTCTTCTTTTGGATGAATCTTTGCTGCCAATTGAATGTACTCCTGGCATGGGTCATGGTGCTGCCATTGATAATGTGGCTGCTGATGGCATCGCAAATGAGGATCAACCTGATGCAGATGCTTTACTATCTTGGATATTTGCAGGTCCTGCAAGTGGGGAACAGTTGTCTTTCTGGATGcgtacaaaagaagaaaaaatgcaaCAAGGATTGGAAATTCTTCAGATGCATGAGAAGGAATTCTGCCACCTACAAAGTCTCTGTGAGGGAAAGTTTGAGCATTTGAGCTATGAGAAAGCATTGCAGACGGTGGAGGAGCTGTGTTTTGGAAAAGGTAAGAAGAGGGAGAATTTTGCAGAATTTGTGCATAGAAGTTATGACTCTGTTTTGAGGAAGCGTAGAGAAGAGCTCCTTGAGGGTGACAAtgatgtacttatcaaaaaagagagtgagaatGATGTGATGTTCCTCAGCAGTAGGTTTGAGCTCGAAGCTatatcaaatgttttaaaaGAAGCAGAAGCGCTAAATGCTAATCAATTTGGATATGAGGAAACATACGGTGGGGTGACTTCTCAGTTATCTGACTTGAAACCTGGTGAAGTTGTTGATTGGAGAGCGAAGGACTATTTGCACCAAGTGGACACTTGTATAGAAGTTGCGATTCAGAGGCAGAAAGAACAGTTATCCATAGAG CTCAGCAAAATTGATGCACGAATCATGCGAAATGTTTCCGAGATGCAGCAGTTGGAACTAAAGCTTGAGCCTGTTTCTGCCCTTGATTATCGGTCAATATTATTGCCTCTAGTCAAGTCATACCTGAGG GCACACTTAGAGGATTTGGCTGAGAAAGATGCCACAGAGAAGTCTGATGCAGCTAGAGAAGCCTTTTTAGCAGAGCTTGCTCATGATTCCAAGAAGGGTCTCAAAGGAGGAAGTGATAGTTCCAGGCATGCACAGGAGAAGACAAAGGATAAGAAAAAGAACAAGGAGTACAGGAAAACCAAAGATTCAAAG gCTACCAGTGGTCTCGAGCCGGACACGCTTCATCCTGAGGCTGTTGAGCCAAA CAGTTCCTTTCCAGTTGAATCTGATTGTGATCATCAAGATTCTGAGATTGTTGTTTCTGAGAATGGCAATTACTTAATACAACAGGAAGAGGAATTTAAACTTAAATTTAAGCTTGAGGAGGAAGAAAGAATGCTTGAAGAAACCTTGGAGTATCAAAGACGAATTGAGAATGAGGCTAAACAGAAGCACCTTGCTGAGCAACATAAGAAATATACTCGACCATATACAGAGGTGGCAGAAGGATTGCATGATGTTTACTTGGAGTCTGGTGCAGATGATCAAGATGTGCATGAGCAGCTGATACCTTGTACACAG GAGCACTTGGCACTGAAGGATGGAATCCCTAACGATCTAGAAGACATGCTTCCAAATGGTTCCCCTCTGCCAAAAATATCTACTGTGTCTGGTGCCAAAAAGATGAGTAATATGAATCACACAACAGCTAAACAAG TCTTAGCTAATGGAGGGATTGCAGAGGATGGCCTTTTGCCATCTGATCAACGAACAGGAAAGAAAGGTAAACGGCGGAGGAGTTCCTCCAAATTGGTCGATGGAAAGGGTCAAGCTATGTCACCTGGAAAGGAAAATATTGATGTTGGGAGTTCACATATTGAAAGTGGCTTAAAAGAGCAAGATAGATTTCATGACCCCCTCTGTGCAGACAGCG CTGGCTCTATTCCGGTAGACAATGGAACAAAAACATTGAGACAATTGCAAGTAGAGGTTGACGAGGAAGAAAGGTTCCAAGCTGACTTTAAACAAGCTGTGCTCCAAAGCCTTG ACACATACAACGCTCAAGCGCAGAAGAAACAACCTGTGGTTTCAAGTTTAAGGACACAACAGAGGATTTGTCCAGAAGCAGATAAGTTTGATGTTTCACCAAATGAAGGCACAGTGGATGTGAATCATGCAGATGTCATTGGTACTGGCCTGCAGAATGAAGTGGGCGAGTACAATTGCTTTCTGAATGTTATCATACAG TCCTTGTGGCATTTAAGACGGTTTCGAGATGAGTTTCTGAGGAGATCAACATCAGTGCATGTTCATGTGGGTGATCCTTGTGTCGTTTGTGCATTGTATGAAATCTTTACAGCCCTGAACATTGCATCAACAGATATGAGAAGAGAAGCAGTGGCCCCTACTTCTTTGAGAATAGCTCTAAGCAACCTGTATCCTGATAGTAACTTCTTCCAGGAG GCTCAGATGAATGATGCTTCTGAAGTACTAGCAGTGATCTTTGACTGCCTTCACAGGTCATTTATTACTGGTTTGACTGTTTCTGATACCGAATCAGTGGAAAGCGATTGCACGGGGTCTTGGGATTGTGCAAACAATTCTTGTATAGTGCATTCCCTTTTTGGAATGGACATTTTTGAAAGAATGAATTGCTACAATTGTGGTCTGGAGTCTCGACATTTAAAGTATACTTCCTTCTTTCATAATATAAATGCCAGTGCCCTCCGAACCATGAAG GTTATGTGTCCTGAAAGTTCCTTTGAAAAGCTTTTAGATCTCGTAGAAATGAATCATCAGTTAGCTTGTGATCCCGATGTTGGTGGCTGCGGGAAGCTCAACTACATCCATCACATTCTCTCAACTCCACCACACATTTTCACAACAG TCCTTGGTTGGCAGAATACATGTGAGAGTGTTGATGACATAACAGCAACTCTGGAAACCCTAAGTACTGAGATTGATATCAGTATCCTTTATCGTGGTTTGGATCCCAAGAGCACGCATAGTTTGGTTTCAGTG GTTTGCTACTATGGGCAACATTATCATTGCTTTGCCTATAGTCATGACCATGAACGATGGATTATGTATGATGATAAAACTGTCAAG GTCATTGGTGGTTGGGCCGATGTTCTTTCCATGTGCAAAAGAGGGCACTTGCAACCTCAGGTTCTTTTCTTTGAAGCTGTAAACTAG
- the LOC108999205 gene encoding uncharacterized protein LOC108999205 isoform X2: MGHKKRNVARSKQSPAAQPAAGGGADYATLAEIDSFPNPNTNTHKNQTKIEPLVESNGSSYSTVKLECEKALTALRRGNHTKALRLMKESCARYEGSPHSALIHRVQGTVCVKVASIIDDPNAKQRHLKNAVDSARRAVELSPNSVEFSHFYANLLYEGANDGKEYEEVVQECERALAIEKPVDPAKESLQEESQQRISSAEARIGHVQNELRQLIQKSNIASLSTWMKNLGGSGEEKFRLIPIRRVAEDPMEVRMVQARRPNEIKKATKTPEERRKEIEVRVAAARLLQQHKSESDRAQSHNGGLDSSSGSKVAEQRRGKYGVVRKNGSRAERRDWVWSYWNSMSADMKKELLRIRVCDLKAHFGSSKDGLANEVLSEALSFAEANKTFKLWVCCRCNEKFSASESHMQHVVQEHMENLSPKMQSVLPQNVDNEWTEMLLNFPWKPLDVSAAVRMLGIQRRSSCKDSEFAEDFYLGNRTEEREDCFKDAWDFSSPENDSLKDSCNNASLKSSNSNDKVANIESRECDDGHFSLTYSLSHSWPISDDPERGKLIERIRAVFEVLIRHKYLAASHLSKVLQFTMDELQGLVAALASGSQHLNLGLDQTPICICFLGATQLKKILKFLQELSHSCGLGRYPEKSSSGPMDDATSGTQAHEIKEKIVLNGDGSCLLLDESLLPIECTPGMGHGAAIDNVAADGIANEDQPDADALLSWIFAGPASGEQLSFWMRTKEEKMQQGLEILQMHEKEFCHLQSLCEGKFEHLSYEKALQTVEELCFGKGKKRENFAEFVHRSYDSVLRKRREELLEGDNDVLIKKESENDVMFLSSRFELEAISNVLKEAEALNANQFGYEETYGGVTSQLSDLKPGEVVDWRAKDYLHQVDTCIEVAIQRQKEQLSIELSKIDARIMRNVSEMQQLELKLEPVSALDYRSILLPLVKSYLRAHLEDLAEKDATEKSDAAREAFLAELAHDSKKGLKGGSDSSRHAQEKTKDKKKNKEYRKTKDSKATSGLEPDTLHPEAVEPNSFPVESDCDHQDSEIVVSENGNYLIQQEEEFKLKFKLEEEERMLEETLEYQRRIENEAKQKHLAEQHKKYTRPYTEVAEGLHDVYLESGADDQDVHEQLIPCTQEHLALKDGIPNDLEDMLPNGSPLPKISTVSGAKKMSNMNHTTAKQVLANGGIAEDGLLPSDQRTGKKGKRRRSSSKLVDGKGQAMSPGKENIDVGSSHIESGLKEQDRFHDPLCADSAGSIPVDNGTKTLRQLQVEVDEEERFQADFKQAVLQSLDTYNAQAQKKQPVVSSLRTQQRICPEADKFDVSPNEGTVDVNHADVIGTGLQNEVGEYNCFLNVIIQSLWHLRRFRDEFLRRSTSVHVHVGDPCVVCALYEIFTALNIASTDMRREAVAPTSLRIALSNLYPDSNFFQEAQMNDASEVLAVIFDCLHRSFITGLTVSDTESVESDCTGSWDCANNSCIVHSLFGMDIFERMNCYNCGLESRHLKYTSFFHNINASALRTMKVMCPESSFEKLLDLVEMNHQLACDPDVGGCGKLNYIHHILSTPPHIFTTVLGWQNTCESVDDITATLETLSTEIDISILYRGLDPKSTHSLVSVVCYYGQHYHCFAYSHDHERWIMYDDKTVKVIGGWADVLSMCKRGHLQPQVLFFEAVN; encoded by the exons ATGGGGCATAAGAAGCGAAACGTCGCTCGCTCCAAGCAATCACCGGCGGCTCAACCGGCCGCCGGCGGCGGAGCGGATTATGCTACTCTAGCGGAAATCGACTCCTTCCCCAATCCAAATACCAATACCCACAAGAACCAGACTAAGATCGAGCCATTGGTGGAATCGAACGGTTCGTCTTACTCCACTGTCAAGCTTGAATGCGAGAAAGCCCTAACTGCGCTGCGGCGCGGGAACCACACCAAAGCGCTGCGGCTCATGAAGGAGTCATGTGCTCGGTACGAGGGTTCGCCTCACTCGGCGCTGATTCACCGAGTCCAGGGAACAGTGTGTGTTAAAGTAGCCTCCATCATTGACGACCCCAACGCCAAGCAGCGGCACTTGAAGAACGCGGTGGACTCGGCGCGTAGAGCTGTTGAACTTTCGCCGAATTCAGTCGAATTCTCGCACTTCTACGCGAATTTGCTCTACGAGGGGGCCAACGATGGCAAGGAGTACGAGGAGGTGGTGCAGGAGTGCGAGCGGGCGTTGGCGATCGAGAAACCGGTCGATCCTGCCAAGGAGAGTTTGCAGGAAGAAAGCCAGCAGAGGATATCATCGGCAGAGGCGAGAATTGGGCATGTTCAGAACGAGCTGAGGCAGCTGATTCAGAAGTCGAACATTGCGTCCTTGTCGACTTGGATGAAGAACTTGGGGGGAAGTGGGGAGGAGAAGTTCCGGCTGATTCCAATTAGGAGGGTTGCGGAGGACCCCATGGAGGTGAGGATGGTACAAGCAAGGAGGccgaatgagattaagaagGCCACCAAGACACCCGAGGAGAGGAGgaaagagattgaagtgagGGTGGCTGCGGCGAGGTTGTTGCAGCAGCATAAGTCGGAGTCGGACAGGGCCCAATCCCATAATGGGGGGTTGGATTCGTCTTCAGGATCAAAAGTAGCTGAGCAGCGACGAGGCAAGTATGGGGTTGTCAGGAAAAATGGGTCTAGGGCGGAGAGGAGGGATTGGGTTTGGTCCTATTGGAATTCTATGAGTGCTGATATGAAGAAAGAGTTGCTTAGGATTAGGGTTTGCGATCTGAAGGCCCATTTCGGTTCATCCAAGGATGGTTTAGCCAATGAGGTTTTATCGGAGGCACTGTCATTTGCCGAGGCTAATAAGACTTTCAAGCTCTGGGTTTGCTGTCGATGTAACGAAAAGTTCTCTGCTTCAGAGTCTCACATGCAGCATGTTGTGCAGGAGCACATGGAAAACCTCTCACCCAAAATGCAGTCAGTTTTGCCTCAGAATGTTGATAATGAATGGACTGAGATGCTTCTTAATTTTCCTTGGAAACCGCTAGATGTATCAGCTGCTGTTAGGATGCTTGGAATTCAAAGAAGAAGCAGCTGCAAGGATTCTGAGTTTGCAGAGGATTTCTATTTGGGGAATCGTACAGAGGAGCGTGAGGACTGCTTCAAGGATGCATGGGATTTCTCTTCCCCTGAGAATGATAGTCTCAAGGATAGTTGCAACAACGCTTCTTTAAAGAGCAGCAATAGCAATGATAAAGTTGCCAACATTGAGAGTAGAGAATGTGATGACGGCCATTTCTCTTTGACGTATTCCCTTTCTCATAGCTGGCCAATATCTGATGATCCTGAGCGCGGAAAACTTATTGAAAGAATTCGTGCTGTATTTGAGGTGCTTATTAGACACAAATATCTTGCTGCAAGTCATCTTAGCAAGGTGCTACAATTTACAATGGATGAGCTGCAAGGTCTTGTTGCTGCTCTTGCTTCTGGTTCCCAGCATCTGAACCTTGGTTTGGATCAAACACCTATATGTATCTGCTTTTTGGGAGCAACCCAGCTCAAGAAAATCCTTAAATTCTTGCAGGAATTATCGCATTCTTGTGGTTTAGGTAGGTATCCTGAGAAAAGCAGTAGTGGTCCCATGGATGATGCAACCAGTGGTACTCAAGCGCATGAGATTAAGGAGAAGATTGTTCTTAATGGAGATGGATCTTGTCTTCTTTTGGATGAATCTTTGCTGCCAATTGAATGTACTCCTGGCATGGGTCATGGTGCTGCCATTGATAATGTGGCTGCTGATGGCATCGCAAATGAGGATCAACCTGATGCAGATGCTTTACTATCTTGGATATTTGCAGGTCCTGCAAGTGGGGAACAGTTGTCTTTCTGGATGcgtacaaaagaagaaaaaatgcaaCAAGGATTGGAAATTCTTCAGATGCATGAGAAGGAATTCTGCCACCTACAAAGTCTCTGTGAGGGAAAGTTTGAGCATTTGAGCTATGAGAAAGCATTGCAGACGGTGGAGGAGCTGTGTTTTGGAAAAGGTAAGAAGAGGGAGAATTTTGCAGAATTTGTGCATAGAAGTTATGACTCTGTTTTGAGGAAGCGTAGAGAAGAGCTCCTTGAGGGTGACAAtgatgtacttatcaaaaaagagagtgagaatGATGTGATGTTCCTCAGCAGTAGGTTTGAGCTCGAAGCTatatcaaatgttttaaaaGAAGCAGAAGCGCTAAATGCTAATCAATTTGGATATGAGGAAACATACGGTGGGGTGACTTCTCAGTTATCTGACTTGAAACCTGGTGAAGTTGTTGATTGGAGAGCGAAGGACTATTTGCACCAAGTGGACACTTGTATAGAAGTTGCGATTCAGAGGCAGAAAGAACAGTTATCCATAGAG CTCAGCAAAATTGATGCACGAATCATGCGAAATGTTTCCGAGATGCAGCAGTTGGAACTAAAGCTTGAGCCTGTTTCTGCCCTTGATTATCGGTCAATATTATTGCCTCTAGTCAAGTCATACCTGAGG GCACACTTAGAGGATTTGGCTGAGAAAGATGCCACAGAGAAGTCTGATGCAGCTAGAGAAGCCTTTTTAGCAGAGCTTGCTCATGATTCCAAGAAGGGTCTCAAAGGAGGAAGTGATAGTTCCAGGCATGCACAGGAGAAGACAAAGGATAAGAAAAAGAACAAGGAGTACAGGAAAACCAAAGATTCAAAG gCTACCAGTGGTCTCGAGCCGGACACGCTTCATCCTGAGGCTGTTGAGCCAAA TTCCTTTCCAGTTGAATCTGATTGTGATCATCAAGATTCTGAGATTGTTGTTTCTGAGAATGGCAATTACTTAATACAACAGGAAGAGGAATTTAAACTTAAATTTAAGCTTGAGGAGGAAGAAAGAATGCTTGAAGAAACCTTGGAGTATCAAAGACGAATTGAGAATGAGGCTAAACAGAAGCACCTTGCTGAGCAACATAAGAAATATACTCGACCATATACAGAGGTGGCAGAAGGATTGCATGATGTTTACTTGGAGTCTGGTGCAGATGATCAAGATGTGCATGAGCAGCTGATACCTTGTACACAG GAGCACTTGGCACTGAAGGATGGAATCCCTAACGATCTAGAAGACATGCTTCCAAATGGTTCCCCTCTGCCAAAAATATCTACTGTGTCTGGTGCCAAAAAGATGAGTAATATGAATCACACAACAGCTAAACAAG TCTTAGCTAATGGAGGGATTGCAGAGGATGGCCTTTTGCCATCTGATCAACGAACAGGAAAGAAAGGTAAACGGCGGAGGAGTTCCTCCAAATTGGTCGATGGAAAGGGTCAAGCTATGTCACCTGGAAAGGAAAATATTGATGTTGGGAGTTCACATATTGAAAGTGGCTTAAAAGAGCAAGATAGATTTCATGACCCCCTCTGTGCAGACAGCG CTGGCTCTATTCCGGTAGACAATGGAACAAAAACATTGAGACAATTGCAAGTAGAGGTTGACGAGGAAGAAAGGTTCCAAGCTGACTTTAAACAAGCTGTGCTCCAAAGCCTTG ACACATACAACGCTCAAGCGCAGAAGAAACAACCTGTGGTTTCAAGTTTAAGGACACAACAGAGGATTTGTCCAGAAGCAGATAAGTTTGATGTTTCACCAAATGAAGGCACAGTGGATGTGAATCATGCAGATGTCATTGGTACTGGCCTGCAGAATGAAGTGGGCGAGTACAATTGCTTTCTGAATGTTATCATACAG TCCTTGTGGCATTTAAGACGGTTTCGAGATGAGTTTCTGAGGAGATCAACATCAGTGCATGTTCATGTGGGTGATCCTTGTGTCGTTTGTGCATTGTATGAAATCTTTACAGCCCTGAACATTGCATCAACAGATATGAGAAGAGAAGCAGTGGCCCCTACTTCTTTGAGAATAGCTCTAAGCAACCTGTATCCTGATAGTAACTTCTTCCAGGAG GCTCAGATGAATGATGCTTCTGAAGTACTAGCAGTGATCTTTGACTGCCTTCACAGGTCATTTATTACTGGTTTGACTGTTTCTGATACCGAATCAGTGGAAAGCGATTGCACGGGGTCTTGGGATTGTGCAAACAATTCTTGTATAGTGCATTCCCTTTTTGGAATGGACATTTTTGAAAGAATGAATTGCTACAATTGTGGTCTGGAGTCTCGACATTTAAAGTATACTTCCTTCTTTCATAATATAAATGCCAGTGCCCTCCGAACCATGAAG GTTATGTGTCCTGAAAGTTCCTTTGAAAAGCTTTTAGATCTCGTAGAAATGAATCATCAGTTAGCTTGTGATCCCGATGTTGGTGGCTGCGGGAAGCTCAACTACATCCATCACATTCTCTCAACTCCACCACACATTTTCACAACAG TCCTTGGTTGGCAGAATACATGTGAGAGTGTTGATGACATAACAGCAACTCTGGAAACCCTAAGTACTGAGATTGATATCAGTATCCTTTATCGTGGTTTGGATCCCAAGAGCACGCATAGTTTGGTTTCAGTG GTTTGCTACTATGGGCAACATTATCATTGCTTTGCCTATAGTCATGACCATGAACGATGGATTATGTATGATGATAAAACTGTCAAG GTCATTGGTGGTTGGGCCGATGTTCTTTCCATGTGCAAAAGAGGGCACTTGCAACCTCAGGTTCTTTTCTTTGAAGCTGTAAACTAG
- the LOC108999104 gene encoding LOB domain-containing protein 27 — translation MTLKGGTSHACAACKYQRRRCSAECPLAPYFPAEQPKLFQNAHKLFGVRNMLKILEHLEPSQKNEAMWSIICQANIRDKSPVYGCWGITRQLQYQVLLAEEELQAVNAQLEMYRQQHQQHQQQISSMPIDMTSQLELGMAPPSNALSLFNHTPQPYNVVPALPVTQQQQSYSNSSKAGYNSSAFMDTKDNAANPFWVQHSFANNNNNSMATFQSQLAASQPLAIQQVVQDYDEMHPFFDTIDDRQSYIDSKEAYESSSEESLKDTNQSIEHVAENELKSAAACFSLTSVN, via the exons ATGACCCTTAAGGGTGGTACAAGCCACGCCTGCGCTGCATGCAAGTATCAAAGGAGAAGGTGCTCCGCTGAGTGCCCTCTTGCTCCTTACTTCCCTGCTGAACAGCCAAAGCTATTCCAAAATGCTCACAAGTTATTTGGTGTCCGCAACATGTTGAAGATACTAGAGCATTTGGAGCCTAGTCAGAAAAATGAGGCAATGTGGTCTATCATCTGCCAAGCCAATATCCGAGACAAGTCTCCGGTGTACGGCTGTTGGGGGATAACGAGGCAACTACAGTACCAAGTGCTTCTGGCAGAGGAGGAGCTTCAAGCTGTTAATGCACAGCTTGAGATGTACCGGCAACAACATCAGCAGCATCAGCAGCAGATTTCTTCTATGCCCATTGATATGACCTCGCAGTTAGAATTAGGCATGGCGCCCCCCAGCAATGCCCTTTCACTTTTCAACCATACTCCACAGCCTTACAATGTCGTCCCTGCTTTGCCTGTAACACAACAACAGCAATCTTACTCTAATAGCAGCAAAGCTGGTTACAACTCCTCTGCTTTCATGGATACCAAGGATAATGCTGCAAACCCTTTTTGGGTTCAACATTCTTTTgccaataacaataacaattcAATGGCAACATTTCAGTCTCAGTTGGCTGCCTCCCAACCACTCGCTATCCAACAAGTAGTTCAAGACTATGATGAGATGCATCCTTTCTTTGACACCATTGATGACAGACAATCATACATTGATTCCAAAGAGGCTTATGAATCAAG CTCGGAAGAATCCTTGAAAGATACAAACCAGTCAATTGAGCACGTTGCAGAGAATGAATTGAAGAGTGCTGCTGCATGCTTCAGTCTTACCAGCGTCAACTGA